The following coding sequences are from one Triticum aestivum cultivar Chinese Spring chromosome 5A, IWGSC CS RefSeq v2.1, whole genome shotgun sequence window:
- the LOC123104887 gene encoding uncharacterized protein produces MVARMMRWPRPPQARKFRVRLVVRRAEGLPPPPPSVEPAEQEQRVAAEVRWKGPRASGLGSLRRAVRRNRTRGEELAGGAVAWEEGFDSAVTLAAASHREAAAFQPWELAFTVFTDVNKGPKTKPTILGTASLSLADYASAAEEDIEIILPLSVPCGAPESAPSLHLTLSMVELRAHQEASDASQRSAVAAPLSPSSCDSVPGGKDEVSVIKAGLRKVKILRHIVSARRSKKTFQSDEGSEDNCYIHSDGTEYPYGTEPVDEDLDDRTHEDEVADSTIRKSFSYGSLQSVNHVGDHEDWVYYSHRKSDAGYHVDEPQSSTAVGTVLPTAKRSILPWRKRKLGLRSLKAKGEPLLKRANGEEGGDDIDHDRRLLTSSDGSQRSRSEDGSVHGMMSEFGDDNFVVGNWESKEVLSRDGHMRLSSQVFFASIDQRSERAAGASACTSLVAVIADWFQANQNLMPIQSQFDNLIREGSLEWRNLCENKTYRERFPDKHFDLETVLDAKTRPLTVSPSKSFIGFFVPEGADDMGGLDFLNDAMSFDNIWDEISQAAEASSSDNPNLYIVSWNDHFFLLKVERDAYYIIDTLGERFYEGCSQAYILKFDDTTMIHKVSDEKKAQPSPDSSGPLKGSSRSSSSGQDSEDDDIEENVLVSKGKESCKEYIKSFLAAIPIRELQGDIKRGTVASTPLHHRLQIEFHYTEAVPAEVAQPPQALTIEAPFEFSWPEPPPGMELALAPAVAVA; encoded by the exons ATGGTGGCGAGGATGATGCGGTGGCCGCGGCCGCCCCAGGCGCGCAAGTTCCGCGTCCGGCTGGTGGTGCGGCGGGCGGAGGggctgccgccgcccccgccgtccgtGGAGCCCGCGGAGCAGGAGCAGAGGGTCGCGGCGGAGGTCAGGTGGAAGGGGCCGAGGGCGTCCGGCCTCGGCTCGCTGCGGCGCGCGGTGCGGCGCAACCGCACCAGGGGCGAGGAGCTGGCCGGCGGCGCCGTGGCGTGGGAGGAGGGGTTCGACAGCGCCGTCACGCTCGCGGCCGCGTCCCACCGGGAGGCCGCCGCGTTCCAGCCGTGGGAGCTCGCCTTCACCGTCTTCACC GATGTGAACAAAGGCCCAAAGACTAAACCAACAATTCTGGGAACTGCTTCTCTTAGCCTAGCAGATTATGCATCAGCAGCCGAAGAGGATATTGAGATAATTCTCCCTTTGTCCGTGCCCTGTGGTGCGCCTGAGTCTGCTCCGTCGCTTCAT CTCACTCTGAGCATGGTGGAACTGAGAGCTCATCAAGAAGCCTCTGATGCTTCACAACGGTCTGCTGTGGCCGCTCCGTTATCCCCGTCGTCTTGTGATTCTGTCCCTGGAGGAAAAGATGAGGTTTCAGTCATTAAAGCGGGGCTAAGAAAGGTAAAAATCCTCAGGCATATAGTGTCAGCTCGAAGGTCCAAGAAGACATTCCAAAGCGATGAAGGCAGTGAAGATAATTGCTATATTCACAGTGATGGTACCGAATATCCATATGGTACCGAGCCTGTGGATGAAGATCTTGATGATAGAACACATGAAGATGAAGTTGCGGATTCAACTATCAGGAAGTCGTTCAGTTATGGTTCACTGCAGTCTGTCAACCATGTTGGTGACCATGAGGACTGGGTCTATTACAGTCACCGGAAATCCGATGCCGGTTACCATGTAGATGAACCACAGTCATCAACTGCTGTGGGAACTGTGTTGCCAACTGCCAAACGGAGTATCCTTCCTTGGAGAAAGAGGAAACTGGGTTTACGGTCACTAAAGGCTAAGGGTGAACCTCTGTTGAAGAGAGCAAATGGAGAAGAGGGAGGTGATGATATTGACCACGATCGTCGGCTGCTAACCTCTTCCGATGGATCACAG CGATCAAGAAGCGAAGATGGGTCAGTTCATGGTATGATGTCAGAATTTGGCGATGACAATTTTGTTGTGGGGAACTGGGAATCAAAGGAGGTACTTAGCCGTGATGGTCATATGAGGCTTTCTTCCCAGGTGTTCTTTGCGTCAATAGACCAGAGAAGTGAGCGGGCTGCTGGGGCAAGTGCATGCACGTCACTTGTGGCTGTCATTGCAGACTGGTTCCAGGCAAATCAGAATCTGATGCCTATCCAGTCGCAATTTGATAACCTGATCCGAGAAGGATCACTAGAGTGGAGAAACCTTTGTGAGAACAAGACATACCGAGAGCGTTTTCCTGACAAGCACTTTGATCTTGAAACTGTCCTTGATGCCAAGACCCGGCCACTTACAGTCTCCCCCAGCAAGTCATTTATCGGATTCTTCGTACCCGAAGGAGCTGATGACATGGGAGGACTTGACTTCCTCAATGATGCCATGTCCTTTGATAACATCTGGGATGAAATCAGCCAGGCAGCAGAGGCCTCATCCAGTGACAACCCTAACCTATATATAGTGAGCTGGAATGACCACTTTTTTCTCCTCAAGGTTGAGCGTGATGCATATTACATCATCGACACCCTTGGAGAAAGGTTCTACGAAGGATGCAGCCAGGCCTACATTTTGAAATTCGACGACACCACCATGATTCACAAGGTGTCCGACGAGAAGAAGGCGCAACCTAGCCCCGACTCAAGCGGGCCGCTGAAGGGTTCTTCAAGGAGCTCCTCGTCCGGGCAGGACAGCGAAGACGACGACATCGAAGAGAACGTACTCGTGTCGAAGGGCAAGGAGTCGTGCAAAGAGTACATCAAGAGCTTCCTGGCGGCCATACCGATCAGGGAGCTACAGGGGGACATCAAGAGGGGAACGGTGGCATCGACGCCGCTGCACCACCGCCTCCAGATCGAGTTCCACTACACCGAGGCGGTCCCGGCAGAGGTTGCCCAGCCGCCACAAGCCCTCACCATCGAAGCTCCGTTTGAGTTCTCatggcccgagccgccgccggggATGGAGCTCGCCCTAGCACCGGCGGTTGCCGTGGCATAG
- the LOC123104889 gene encoding 7-methylguanosine phosphate-specific 5'-nucleotidase A, which translates to MRPMTSPLLLSPSPCRLLRRLFSRAPRRRNPTTPRPLGRRLPASMSSSSARAPDSVVADADALARKVAAIRAAGPAKLQVISDFDGTLTRYWYDGSRGQSSHGLLRQGNEEFDAKREALFEHYHPIEINPDIPLLEKAKLMEEWWGKTHGLLIEGGLTQNAIKKSVADAAIAFRDGVVELFEFLEARDIPVLVFSAGLADIIEEVFRQKLHRSFKNIKIVSNRMVFNEEGSLVAFKGKTIHVLNKNEHSLDMAAPVHDSLGDPNGSIDDYSLVKKRTNVLLLGDHIGDLGMSDGLNYENRIAAGFLNTNIEKSLKDYSKAFDIVYLNDASMRGVVELVSDLCP; encoded by the exons ATGAGGCCCATGACGAGCCCACTGCTCCTCTCCCCATCCCCTTGccgtctcctccgccgcctcttctcccgcgcccctcgccgccggaACCCTACGACACCGCGGCCCCTCGGCCGCCGCCTCCCAgcctccatgtcctcctccagCGCCAGGGCCCCCGACTCCGTCGTCGCAGACGCCGACGCGCTCGCTCGCAAGGTCGCCGCCATCCGCGCCGCCGGCCCAGCTAAGCTGCAG GTGATTTCCGACTTCGACGGCACGCTCACTCGGTACTGGTACGACGGCTCCCGCGGCCAGA GTAGCCATGGGCTGCTCAGACAGGGGAATGAAGAGTTCGACGCCAAGAGGGAGGCGTTGTTCGAGCATTACCACCCCATCGAGATCAACCCCGACATCCCGCTGCTGGAGAAGGCCAAGCTCATGGAAGAATG GTGGGGGAAGACTCATGGTCTCCTTATTGAAGGGGGGCTTACACAAAATGCTATAAAGAAATCGGTGGCTGATGCTGCAATTGCTTTTCGAGATGGAGTGGTGGAGCTGTTTGAATTTTTGGAG GCTAGAGATATTCCAGTGCTAGTATTTTCGGCTGGACTTGCAGACATCATTGAGGAG GTCTTCCGGCAGAAACTCCACCGATCATTCAAGAACATCAAGATTGTGTCCAATAGAATGGTCTTTAATGAAGAGGGTTCTCTTGTAGCATTTAAAG GGAAGACAATTCATGTTCTAAACAAAAATGAGCATTCCTTGGACATGGCAGCTCCAGTGCATGACAGTCTGGGGGATCCAAATGGTTCTATTGATGACTATTCATTGGTGAAAAAGAGGACCAACGTGCTGCTACTTGGAGATCACATTGGAGACCTGGGAATGTCTGATGGTTTAAACTACGAGAACAGGATTGCTGCTGGATTCCT GAATACCAACATTGAGAAATCTCTGAAAGATTACTCCAAGGCATTTGACATTGTTTATCTG AATGATGCGTCGATGCGGGGAGTTGTTGAGCTTGTGTCTGATCTGTGTCCTTAA
- the LOC123104888 gene encoding histidine--tRNA ligase, chloroplastic/mitochondrial, which translates to MSSAALRRHLLRIPARRRRLLCASSSSSPSKPTNGCHGSAAAGAGVVELNPPRGTRDFPPEEMRLRTWLFDHFREVSRLMAFEEVDFPVLESEALFVRKAGEEITEQLYSFEDKGGRRVVLRPEITPSLARLVIRRGTSAPLPLKWFTIGQCWRYERMTRGRRREHYQWNMDVFGVPGVRAEAELLQAIVLLFERLGVVSSDVGIRLSSRKVLQVVLDMYSVPQHLFTPVCVIVDKLGKMSREEIEKELISTGLPSEAVQGIIDVLSLKSLPELEEVLGSGGAEAVADLKKLFSFAEQYGYADWLCFDASVVRGLAYYTGIVFEAFDRQGELRAICGGGRYDRLLSTFGSEDVPACGFGFGDAVIVELLKEKGLLPHLSRQIDDIVFPLDDELQGPASCVASSLRKNGRSVDLVQDKRLKWVFKHAERLNASRLVLVGKSEWERGMVRVKILSTKEEFEVKAGELQ; encoded by the coding sequence ATGTCGTCGGCGGcgctccgccgccacctcctccgcattcccgcccgccgccgccgcctcctctgcgcctcctcctcctcctctccctcgaagCCGACCAACGGCTGCCATGGctccgcggcggcgggggcgggggtggTGGAGCTGAACCCGCCGCGCGGCACGAGGGACTTCCCGCCGGAGGAGATGCGCCTGCGCACCTGGCTCTTCGACCACTTCAGGGAGGTGTCCCGGCTGATGGCGTTCGAGGAGGTGGACTTCCCGGTGCTCGAGTCCGAGGCGCTCTTCGTCCGCAAGGCTGGGGAGGAGATCACGGAGCAGCTCTACAGCTTCGAGGACAAGGGCGGCCGCCGCGTGGTCCTCCGGCCGGAGATCACCCCGTCCCTCGCGCGCCTGGTCATCAGGCGAGGCACCTCGGCGCCCCTCCCGCTCAAGTGGTTCACCATCGGCCAGTGCTGGCGCTACGAGCGCATGACCAGAGGGAGGCGCCGCGAGCACTACCAGTGGAACATGGACGTCTTCGGCGTGCCCGGCGTCCGCGCCGAGGCCGAGCTTCTCCAGGCCATTGTGCTCCTCTTCGAGCGTCTCGGGGTCGTGTCCTCCGACGTGGGGATCCGGCTGTCCAGCCGGAAGGTTCTCCAGGTGGTGCTCGACATGTACTCCGTGCCGCAGCACCTGTTCACTCCGGTCTGTGTGATTGTTGACAAGCTGGGGAAGATGAGCAGAGAGGAGATTGAGAAGGAATTGATCTCCACTGGACTGCCATCTGAAGCTGTGCAGGGCATCATCGATGTGCTTTCTCTGAAGTCACTGCCTGAGCTCGAAGAGGTGCTGGGCTCTGGTGGTGCTGAGGCTGTTGCTGACCTGAAGAAGCTCTTCTCCTTCGCCGAGCAGTATGGCTATGCCGATTGGCTATGTTTCGATGCATCGGTTGTTCGAGGTCTTGCATACTACACGGGGATTGTTTTCGAGGCTTTTGATAGGCAAGGGGAGCTGAGGGCGATCTGCGGTGGCGGGAGGTATGATAGGCTGCTTTCAACATTTGGTAGCGAAGATGTGCCGGCCTGTGGGTTTGGGTTTGGGGATGCTGTTATCGTCGAGCTGCTGAAGGAGAAGGGCCTTCTGCCTCATCTGTCGCGCCAGATAGACGACATTGTCTTCCCGTTGGATGATGAGCTTCAGGGACCTGCATCCTGTGTCGCATCCTCTCTGCGCAAGAATGGCAGATCTGTAGACCTTGTGCAAGATAAGCGTCTGAAATGGGTGTTCAAACATGCAGAGAGGTTAAATGCCAGCAGGCTGGTTTTGGTGGGGAAATCTGAGTGGGAGCGAGGCATGGTTCGTGTGAAGATTCTGTCTACCAAAGAGGAATTTGAGGTCAAGGCAGGCGAATTACAGTAA